Genomic window (Geotrypetes seraphini chromosome 17, aGeoSer1.1, whole genome shotgun sequence):
CTGAGGAGTACGAACGAGGATCGTCTATTACAAGACCTGCTAATTAATGTGCGCCAAGAGGGGACATTTGGGTCAGTATTGCTTTATAAGCTTCATTCTAGGCACTGCAGCTGTGATTTTGTTTGAAACACAAATTACTGGGCTACATATCCCAGAATTTTTAAATGTCGGGCTTGGAGTGGTGCGGCTGGCAGCTGGGTATTAGTTGCGCTGGACAGTGATTTCTCCTGTTTGCAATGATCTCATGCCCTCTGACTCCCTTCTCCTCAATGTAATTTTCAGCACACGGGTGGAGAAGATAACAAGGGGAAGAAGTCACATAAGTAGGACAGTGACCTTCCTATCCCTCATCTTCAAAACCATAACCTCAACTGGTGCAATTTCAACTCTATTTTGACTTTTCCTGGCATGAGATCCCAACCTGTCTACTCTTCTCAACTCTATTTTGACTTTTCCTGGCATGAGATCCCAACCTGTCTACTCTTCTATCTCTACGTTCTTTTCAATTTAACTCCGCCTAACTGGAACTTGGGTCTGTTAGCCTGTTTTCTCAGCACTAAAAAGTCTGACTCTGCTCATCGATGAAACAAAACCAGAACAGGATAAAAATAGCCTCGAGAAGCTGCCTGGTGGTCCTCGGGATGTCATCAGGGTCAGTACAGAAATGAGCAGAGGGAGGTGGTTTCTTATTATTTGCTCTTTTGCAGGTGATGACATCATAAAGTGCAACATTGACATCACAACATGTTGTCACAAAGAAATGGAAGTCCCTTCCCAGCTCCCATTCCCGACAATTCTGCATCACTTTGAAGGGAATGAGTTGTTCCCACCCTCGGAAAAATGAttacaaaatatataaacagaaaaaaataaattgtgaaaATAAATAGCATTCTCTTTAATACAATTCCTGATCAAGAAACCAAAGGCAGAGCAGCTCAAGACTTCAAGTAGTGTGTGAACTGTTTATTACTTATAACAGTACCGCACTTTCCACTGAGCTGCCCCAAGTTCGAGGCTTGTCCGTTGCATTGTGTTTGTAGCTCCTTGCCTCCCTGGAAAACCCACGTGTATGAGAAGAGCTTGGCACTGCCAGCCTTCATCAAGTCACTCCTTTGCCAACAAAGGCTTGGCCATGAGGAGAAGAGGCCTGGAACACGCCCAGTTTCTTTGTTCAAGTTTCTTTTCTATTTCTTTAAGCTACGTCCCTTCTAGCTAGCCTCAGAACTTAAAAGGGTACTGTGTGAGATAGTCCACCATCCGTCTGGGAAGCGGGAGCGCTGTCACGTCTATCACCGACTTGTTGATCTGCAGCCGGCACAAGTGCTGCAGGCTGGGGGCACTGTCCTTGCGTTTCAGCGGCCGGATGAGCCGCAACTGGACTGCGGTCGTCTCTTTGGGCGTGCCGGGCAGCAGCGAAGATGAAGGCGGAAGGGGCGGGTGTGGGTACGGCGCGTCTCCCTTGCTCTCCACTGTGCAGGAGGCGACATAGTGCTGGATGAGGCTCACAACGTCCGAGAAGGCCATGAGGCGAGGCTTAGAGAGGCAGTTGGAGTCCAAGCGAAACTTGCCGTCGGTATACTCAATACGAACATTGGTGGGCCCGCGATTtgtcttcacggagagggtgaagAGGTAGCTGGGGTGGGTGCTGTCTCTCACCAGGAAGGTCCCCTCGGTCATCTTCTGCAGTTGCTGCTTAGCCTCCGTGGCAGTGATAGAGCCCCAGTACCAGCCTGAAATAAAAGAATAGCATTTAGAACTAGAATCTCTCTCTGCATAGTTCTTTAGAATGAGCGCCCCAAAGCTGCATGACTTTGTGCTGTCCTTCAACTTGCCAGCCACACTACAATTTTGGAAAATTAAAGACTAACAGTAATACTGAAACCACAGCAGGATTCGGTGAGCATTAACAGCGGAAACTGCTGGAATCTTGGCACTGATGTAAAAGCCCTTCCAAATCTTTTTTCTCTaattacattttcaatagtaaaGCTGTAGATACCATCAGTTAATTGCCTCATCCTTACCTCACCTCTGACCCAGGGGATCTAGCTGTCAGTTGCACCAATTACTACCACTActgtttctatagcgctgaaagcaTACGCAGCTCTATACATTCATGCAAGACAGTCCctattcagaagagcttacaatctaatttggacaggcagacaggacatatagggaggGGCTggagagtttcttgcagagaaggattaagatggacttgggtaagtttacggtgagtgggagttaggagttgaatgcAGCATCCAAAAAGTGGGTTTGGATTTTAATAGTGCTAGAGATGACGTCTGATGTAaagactcaggcagtttgttccatgcatatagtgcagcaaggtagaagggaggaAGTCTGGAgtaggcagtggaggagaagtgtACGGATAGGAGGGACTCgcccgatgaatggagttcatggCTGGGAGCGTAGTGGGAGAGaaattgaggggctgcagagcgAGTGCACTTGTAGGTCTGTAAGAGGAGTTTGGATGGGGAGCCAGCGAAGTGACTTGAGAGGTGTAATGGGAGCGAGCGACTTTCACGGAATATAAGTCCTGCAGCCGAATTTTGCACAGACTGAATGGgagaaagagatggttgagggaagcgagttgcagtaatctaagtgagaggtaatgagtgtggataagggtttcgTTAAGAAAGGAGAGGTCGGATTTTGGGAATCTTAGAGAGGAAGAACCAACATGTCTGAGCAGAGAAGGCGAGAGAGGATTAGCTCAGGATTGTGCCCGAGGCCATGAGCACTTTCACTTTAATGATAACAGTTCCCTCTCCCTTCTAGAAACATTCCTACAGATTGTTGAGGGCACTTTTCTGAAACATTAAATACAGTGATCCTGTGTGAACAAAGAGCCCGAAAAAATTCCAGATTGCTCCTATTTTAATGTTTACCTTTCTGtgaaaagggagaattgttacTCCTTCAGCCGATTTTAAACTCCCTGCACCCGTCACCTGCttgtttataatcaattataCCTGCTTTCCTTTGCCTTATTTATAATGTGGATTTTAGAGCATGGATTGTTACCATGATTATGTGGGTAAGTAGAAGGGATGCATAAGATAGCtttattatatctttttttagttGTGGTACTCATGCGTAGAAACTGCCAATAATCAAATTATGACTTCCACTTTCTCACTGTCAGTCAGTGatgcccctccccttcctccttcccccaccccttcccaccgCACGCgtgctgcttcccctgccccgTACCTCTGCAACGTCCCTGGTACGaccagcaacccccaagctgctgtggCGCCAGTGTCGGATCGTCCTCtggtcacttcctaggcacagggccaggaagtgacatcagaggacgagccgacactggcgccagagcagcttgggggttgctgcttgtgccaggaacattgcagaggtatgggggaagggaagcggcagtggggggggaggggagggagcggAAGATGGGGTGCTTGCGCTTTCACCAAAATGGCGCCCCCCCCTGCCATTGTTCTCAGGCCAATTGAGTCCAGGATACTCCAGTGCAGCTAGCAAGAGATGCTACCCTCCTTGAATTTCTGACTGCCACTGCCACCACTCCCCCCCAGCTCCCCAAATCAGATTCCTCATTTTATGGGGACAAAGAATAAAAAGGGTACCTAGCGAGTGGCCACCAGCAGACACAAGTAGAGCCTGGATGGCACAGGCcactctccccaccccaccccccctccccttggttCTACACATGCGTGCAGAGGGTTCTTACCAGATTCTCGCAGGTAGCAAAATGTCTTTGCAATGCAGAGCAGATCTTCCTCAGGGTCCCGGGCTCgaggtggagaaggaaggggaggctcAATTTCCGGCAGGGGGACCACATCAGCGCTGGGGGGGACCTCTTCTTGCAAAGCTGCTAAGGCCAGAGGCTGCATGATCTGCTCAGACAGGACACTGATGACGCTCCCAGGCGAAAGGCTGTGGATCTTCTGCTCTGCCAACAAAGGCTGAGGTCTGGTGAGGAAATAAGACAGAAATTTCATGAAAGATCCCTTTATATGTCAATATTTCTTAATATGTTCTAtgggaaaatggggggggggtactcAGTGGGTTATAACTCTGAATTGAATTTAAACCCAATTTCTTGTGCAAGCTGATGGGACCGAAAAGAGCATCCAAAATATTAAAGGTCCCTAAACCGTCCCTATGCCATTGACATTAGATCCACacacattctccccccccccccagctgtttCTGCACAGTGAAAACAGTATATATGAAGCATCAGCAAATACACCTCAATTATGAGAGGAACAATTAGCTATAGATGTCCAATAATCTCACATTCAGTACACACTTATCCCTCCCAGTTCTTCCCTTGCTCCAAATTCAACACAGCTGGTCCCCAAAGTCATTAAATGTTCATGTGTTTTGAAGGACCGCACAGCCCTAGACACTGAGTAGTTATTTTTACCATACGGCATTACATTTCTAAACTGTGCCCTGTAAAATctatttgaaagaaatcaaaactcccCCTAGCAGGATCCAGAGACATTACTAGCTCCCGATTCCACTTTCTCCCTCCACAACCCCATATTCACCACCAAATCGCCCTCCATTTCAAAAAGAGAAACGCTGATTGGTAATTATGTGGTTTGACTGTGGATAGGACTAACCGCCACCTGAACTTTACAAGCCACTTTCACTGACAAGTAGCCAGAAGTTTCTATAAAATGAGGTTTGTGGAGTGAAATCTGTAAAGCCATTAGCAATAGAATATCTCACTTTCAAAACATGACTCGGTTCGACAGGGACACTGGGAGCTTTACTGGTACTGGATGTTTAGATGAGATATATTTCCTAAGGACACGTGATGGAAGACCTTATTATTGTTCACAGAAAACAAGCAGTAGAcattttggggctgattctataaaaaatgaATAACTTAATTggaaaaatacccttaataggttCAAtaatcacccccccccaaaaaaaaaaaaaaagttccacaATAGGCACTTATCACATGGCATTTAGCAGCATCTAATTCCTAAGTAGGTGTTTCTACGGTTAGAACATAACTTACACACGGCTAAGCGCGATTCTCCAAAAGCGTAggggcctgaaatgtaggcctttaaaaacccttgcctacatttcaggcgcctaagttttgacGTAAATGCCGCAATCGCGATTCTGTAAACGATGCCTAAATGTGACCGACACACCACTAGggccattttattttattttttttaagtgccGTTTAAGTAAAGCTGGCCTCTGGTCGAATCACACTTGGGAGACTCTCAAAGGGCCCCATCTTGGCTTGGACACCCTAGGAAAGCACACAGCGTTCACAAAAAAAGATTGTCTTGGCAAACCATGGTTTTCTTAAGTAAACCACTGTGGAAGAGGCAGCCAGCCTTCCCGCCATGAGCAGGacaacagggtttttttttttttgatagccTTGTCTCTTCAAAATGGGGCTTTCTTTATAAGGAGGACATTCCAAACAAACAAAAGGAACCCGTGTTGCCTTTGAGAGTGTTATACGAGGACCTGGAGGAGAGCTGAGGAAACGCTTTGTATTTAGATAGGGAGGACAGCCACCTACAGATCATACAGCCATTACAGTTTTAACTTGTATTTAGCAATTTGTCAAATATTCTTTGCGATTTCCTAAAAGCACAGCAATATTCAGGAGATAATTCTATATTTAATCATTCCCGACTTATAActaaagtttaaaaaagaaaagtaaagctgTGCCTAAATAGCACGTAGATTCCTAGAGCGGATGCTTTTCCTCCATTTGCatctttttgcccccccccccttactacacacACTTAATAAAATCTATAAAAAGTCTAGGTATTTCTAGGTTGAAAATATTTATCTTTGGCCACCGTGCAACCTTCAAAATGTCCAGTgggggtttttgttttggggttttttttcctggaaTCTCAGACTATAAATTCCCCAacataaatacatctaaaatggGGAATTCGCTACACTAGATAAATTGTATtttactacttatgaggaatttaggaaacgtctgaaaacacacctgttcctaaagtatctagacaactgatcctctcttctctctcccctctatagcgattaacttgtcctattgatcactttctcctcaaaaatggatttcctgtcctattaaccctctttcttcctcccctcttaaagtcaattgatttgtacctttgcttaatctttgtaaaccgcatagaacttcacggtattgcggtagataagctgttattattatttttaagggctccttttactaaggtagcgtttttagcgcacacagcagattagcgcggccggaactaatgccagctcaatgctggcactgtcgcgtgcactattccgcgtgttaaagccgtaacgcagcttagtaaaaggagccctaagttagtaCCAGTCAGCCCCTTGCAGATAGGGTTTAAAATCAAAAAGCAGATGGGGGATTtcctaaattgaaaaaaaaaaccaaaaaggatTTTAATGGACAATGACGTGGACTGAACTGCGTAAAGATTGGTTTTCCCCAAACCTTTCCAGGCTGACGAGAACCTGAAACGCTCCGAATTTAAACTTGGGTTGGCGTGAAGGTGACCAGAGGTGGCTGCCGTCTCGGATGGTCATGAGGCacagaggctaccagcgccttcCCCGGGGTGGCGGCAGCCCCCCAACCCCATGTCCTCCCCCAGAGAGCTTAACCCCTTGTTCGCTGGCTTCACATTCGAACATCTGTTCCAAAAAAAACATTAACTAACCAGTTCTGAATGAAAACCCCCAGTTTTccctattgcaaaaaaaaaaaaaaaaatcatcattcattccttaataaacataaaagagCCTCCAGTGCATCTGGGTTCAGGAGAaagaaaaccaattaaaaatcaaCATATGGTCCCAGTGAAggagtatcttttttttttgtctagtgTCTAAGGGCATCGTTTTTCTCAGCCCACCCGATCCTCCCCAAAGAGGAGAACAAAAGCTCAAGGACACAGACTTACCCCTGCACGCAGAGGATCATATCCGTCCAGGACCAGGGCAAAAGCATCCGTCCTTGAATGCGCTTCGGGCTGCGAGTGGGAGCTCAAGCCGTTGCTATTATTACCTCGGTCTATAAATAGGCACCAGCCAGACCCTAAGGCAGATGCGCTCCAGGAGGAGATGGCGAGATAGACGCGCAAATGGGACTCGAGGGAAGAAAAAAACTTCAAGAACGGAGCGACTAAAATCAAGCGACGGACACAGCATCAAACATCTTTATAAATATAGGAAATCTAAGTTTAAAAAGCAGGAGGTGGACGAGAGAGACGCGTCTTCCTCCGGCGCCGGCTCCCGAAGTGAACCGAGGCGTTGAATCTTTTGTTTGCTCTCTCTCGATTCCAGGAAGTGGCCGATTCCGGGAACTGCATTGTGATGGCATCACAGCTGGGGCCTCCCCCTCGGGTATAAATAGCCGGGCCGGGACGAAGCTCTTCCGTCCCTCCGTCTCCCCCTAGGGGCAGCGGGGGGCCATTGCACCCCCTTAAGTTCCTGAGCCGGCCGCGGGGATCCGGGTCACCGCCAGCACGTGGGCGGAAAGGAAATACCTTTGATGGATTTCCAAGAACTTTCcaggaaaagggggcggggtGGCCGAGGCGGACCAATGAGAGGCCGGCGAGGCTCCTCCCACCCGCTTGCCCTCCCGCGGCTGCGCTGGAAGGGGGCGGGGGGAGCCGCGAGCGGCTGGAGACGGAAGAGAGGCGCGCGCGAGGACACGAGACCGTAACAGCCTGAACTCCCAGGACTCGGATCCCGGCCTTTGCCAATGATCTGCTGCatacactgcctttctgtggtggTCTCCagctccaaccctttgcagggcctcaggaaaaaaagagttaatgtcttattaaagaaactctttatagtttataaatctttccttttggctaagtcttaagaataatattgtcatttatagctgaagagacatatgataaaagaaactgttttattttacttttgtgattataagaaatataccgagggcctcaaaatagtacctggcaggcaaCATGTGGCccccccaggccacgagtttgataccactgccttaactgtatccatccCCATAATACATACTCATAATTCATACTCATAATTCATTGAAACGATTTGAAAGTATTCCATACCGGTTTCTATATGATTACAGCACACTTAGAGATTTGATCCCGGTATAGCCATTTTTTCAGAggttaactgtatccatgacatcctgtttacattgtaagctctttggagcagggactgttttcttactctttgtgactctgtacagcgctgcgtgcatctggtagtgctatagaaataattcataatagtagtagtagtagtatgttgAGTTTCAGTCTTTCGGAAGCAGaggtgagattgtgatgtcattccaccaataagagccagcctcatcagtgatgtcacaatggcttgattgtcctgtactcccctctgccctccagcccagccagcaggttaactgttccccttaactcggtggtctcaaaccctttgcagggccacattgtggATTTGGAGGGTCtcaagaaaaaaatagttaatgtcttattaaagaaagaaactctttataatttataaatctttccttttggctaagtgttaataataatattgtcatttatagctaaagagacatatgataaaagaaacggttttattttacttttgtgatgatgataaacatatcgagggcctcaaaatactacctggtgggccgcgagtttgagaccactgggttaaagAGTCAGGCTACAATCTAAATACACCTCCtattagaacaggggtctcaaagtccctccttgagggccgcaattcagtcgggttttcaggatttccgcaatgaatatgcatgagatctatttgcatgcactgctttcaatgcatattcattggggaaatcctgaaaacctgactggattgcggccctcaaggagggactttgagatccctgtattaGAAGGTGTAGATTAGGATGCcatataccagtgtttttcaaccttttttgggcaaaggcacacttgtttcatgaaaaaaatcatgaggcacaccaccattagaaaatgttaaaaaatttaactctgtgcctatattgactatatataaagtaattctcttgaataggaatcaaataaacacaaagaaagtattttataattactttattatgaaatattaagtaaacagaatagtgaaaaattataaaatactttattcaatgcgaaacctgggcctgtttggctgaacacaaagctgatattctggctggaatcgaagaaagacacacacgtagctcttcgtcaacagccgttcccttcaccgccctgtcaccgtcaccgccatccctttcaccgccccgtcaccgtccccgctgcatccatataagccttagtactgtaatatttagcttaatcctttcttataaatcaaagttctggctgctgaactagagaaagagatgttcagctggcagggctttgtttatacatttttatcaacacaactaatatactattttatcctaaagcaaaaaataaataaataaatataattttttttttctacctttgttgtctggtttctgctttccagatcttctcattcaattccttccatccactttgtgtcttctctctacgtcttccatttgctgttactgtgcctctcccttcacccccccccccaattggtctagcacccatcttcttccctccgctcccccatagtctggcatctgtcttcttcccactttgtcttccacatttcccttcggggtctgttcctctccaccctccttcaatgtctgtcctattcctttccaccaccatccttccctccctcctttagcatctgttcctttctactacccttcagctcctctcgcgtggcctatctatctaccttcctccctcttattttcatggcacgttacaatgtaatttgtgcaagccactggagcctgcgagctcggtccctgtcccatccccacaaaccatctcgcttctgtgctcctattttctccatttctaatatctcccctatgtatctgtcattgcccccccccccctgtgtccatataccatcctcatggcatgtcccctttatgtctctgtccctatgccccatgcacataatttcccctctttctgttaccttcctgtgtccagatttcccctatcttcctcttccataccagtgtgtctcttcttttcaaccccatctagcttttttccctctttcttccccccctgcttctagcatctggctcacctgcctgtccttccctttctttcctgctgtgggtttttctttccgtcttcatccccttggcccagaatccttttccctttcactccctccttccaatttgagccgggaacacgagtgatcgcacggtccccgcagccaccactcgcctgcccaatcgattcagctctctcccttcgcctcaccttagtttgtaggttttgtttttcggcgacatgcacgctttcccaaagagccgcgcacacgcggctgctcagtgttcaatcttctgctctgctgcaacttcctgtttccggttgcgtcagagcagaagatcgaaactgaacagcagcggggaccgggggagtctcatgggagcgcatgcgggacccggcctgaggcctaatcagtgtctgcaccgtatgacacaccaggcaacatctcgcggcacactgaAAAACACTGCCATATACAATTTTCTTCAGATAAATGACACCACAAAAGATCGCAAAAAGTGAACATGCACGCCCCAATATTCAAGTGTAACATCAGAGACATAGAATCAGAAATACAGTCCTTCTGCAAAGTACAAAGCCACAAAATGCTTACTTTTTGAAATCCAGTGCAGAAATCCGCAAACTGAGCAAGAGGAACCCCGTGAGCTGTTTAGCCTCGTTTGCCACAGATGAAATAGAAGGTCTGAGCCCTGAGCTGATCCCACTCGCTTCAGGCTTCTTTGACAAAGAATGAGAACCCTCCACTTGTTATTCTGGGGTCATGGaactgtttggtgatttcatgacagtttcaaaagaaaaataaaaataaaaagacgtATGCAGACAAAGTATGTAGTATTCCAGGAACATGCCAGAAATATAATCTAACCAGAGACAAATCTAAACATCACCAGAACCCTTAGAAGAATCTTTGTTATTTCTTTCCTTTATAACTTAAAGTGCAAACACTAATAGCACAAATCGTCACggaatatttcattttacattTAACGGAgctagaaagagagaaagagacaggccTTATAGAGCAAGAGAGTAACAGAGAAAGGCAATGTGAGCTGAAAGGAAAGTGTTAAAGGAAAAAACAGATGACAATAAGCAGAGATATAGAAACAGTGAGAGAGACACACAAAGGATACAAACGGGGATAAATTGGACTGTGATCCCCTTGTTGAACCAACATGTAAAGATTTTCCCTTTATATTTCTCACATATTGATTATTTCACATTAGCACATTAAAATTAGGTCCAAGGATGTGTCTCGCTAAATACCCTGCTGGGTTATTACAGCTTTCAACTCTTAAATCTATGAGTtgtgactacacttctccctccttattcgtggtttcagcatttgcggtttcaattACAGTATTCACactttttagcttgctggctccttcccccaaattacatcagcttgcatagagaaatcgctgattcccagcactttcttcaccgtgttttgcctctccttcaggaacaggccaggtctcccaccatgttattcacggtttcacgatggtttttaatagaaaacagtgaataacatgtgaaaaagttctttacggtttttctgtatttgcggttctgttaatcccctatcacagcaaatacggagggagaagtgtactgaagACCATTTACCTTATTTCATTTCATGCTTTTAATGAATTAACCAATTAATTCTTTAGTGATTCTTATGCGCAATAAAAACcagaaaacacaaaaacaaatgaTCTTCCTGTAagttcatataaaatgaaaaaattatttttcgtGCATGAAATTTACAagggcattttttattttttgcaaattttaaatgtTCTTCACATACAGAAAGAGCAGGGCTTCCAATGGCATAGTAGCACTGTTACCTCTTTGCACTGGTACTTTTCTACTC
Coding sequences:
- the CISH gene encoding cytokine-inducible SH2-containing protein, producing MLLPWSWTDMILCVQGPQPLLAEQKIHSLSPGSVISVLSEQIMQPLALAALQEEVPPSADVVPLPEIEPPLPSPPRARDPEEDLLCIAKTFCYLRESGWYWGSITATEAKQQLQKMTEGTFLVRDSTHPSYLFTLSVKTNRGPTNVRIEYTDGKFRLDSNCLSKPRLMAFSDVVSLIQHYVASCTVESKGDAPYPHPPLPPSSSLLPGTPKETTAVQLRLIRPLKRKDSAPSLQHLCRLQINKSVIDVTALPLPRRMVDYLTQYPFKF